A single Phragmites australis chromosome 4, lpPhrAust1.1, whole genome shotgun sequence DNA region contains:
- the LOC133914664 gene encoding transcription factor MYB65-like — protein MEQNPGAAPTSPEEEKLSMEGHEEAALVVLKKGPWTTAEDAMLMDHVRRHGEGNWNAAHSMTRLQRCGKSCRLRWTNHLRPNLKKGSFSPDEELLIAQLHVQLGNKWARMAAHLPGRTDNEIKNYWNTRTKRRQRSGLPVYPPEVQLQLSLSKRSQYDEFSPLASAQLSGTNVRKLDAGNAASAGYTTSRPPPLDLARQLAVTNQTVQFLSPPPFSAPSSPWAKPFARNAHYFQFAHSSPVSPSTSTGVTPNLSLGYGLSTDQSRLPPLSPSPGPRVELPSSQFRQAMPPSSSTAATGGLGGGGLQGQHNAASLEKMLQELHDAIKVDPSVPVLAPEHADAERPGCAVLERHGGRENKLVSQLMDDEIDTLFDLMIPTLVAPETAPPVPVPNHSGSTSQHSSDDQDPSSKVDLGVDLPGGGGASSSDQDWSLDSVCQWSNMSRIC, from the exons ATGGAGCAGAATCCCGGTGCGGCGCCGACATCACCCGAGGAGGAGAAGCTGTCGATGGAGGGTCATGAGGAGGCGGCGTTAGTGGTGCTCAAGAAGGGGCCGTGGACGACGGCGGAGGACGCCATGCTGATGGACCACGTTCGGCGGCACGGCGAGGGGAACTGGAACGCGGCGCATAGTATGACAAGGCTGCAGCGCTGCGGCAAGAGCTGCCGGCTGCGGTGGACCAACCACCTCCGCCCAAACCTCAAGAAGGGCTCCTTCTCCCCCGACGAGGAGCTCCTCATCGCCCAGCTCCATGTGCAGCTTGGCAACAAATGGGCGCGCATGGCTGCCCAT CTGCCGGGGAGGACGgacaacgagatcaagaacTACTGGAACACGAGGACGAAACGGCGGCAGCGCTCTGGCTTGCCTGTGTACCCGCCGGAGGTGCAGCTCCAGCTCTCCCTCTCCAAGCGCAGCCAATACGACGAATTTTCACCGTTGGCGTCCGCGCAGCTATCGGGCACCAATGTCCGGAAGCTGGACGCAGGCAATGCCGCATCAGCTGGTTACACCACTTCCCGGCCGCCACCGCTTGACCTGGCTCGGCAGCTGGCCGTAACGAACCAGACGGTGCAATTCCTTTCGCCACCGCCCTTCTCCGCGCCGTCGTCCCCGTGGGCCAAGCCGTTCGCCCGGAACGCGCACTACTTCCAGTTCGCGCACTCGTCGCCCGTGTCACCGTCGACGTCGACCGGGGTCACGCCGAACCTGTCCCTCGGGTACGGCCTGAGCACTGACCAGAGCAGACTACCCCCGCTCTCGCCGTCCCCTGGCCCCAGAGTGGAGCTCCCTTCAAGCCAATTCCGCCAGGCGATGCCGCCGTCCTcgtccaccgccgccaccggtgGCTTAGGCGGAGGAGGGCTGCAGGGCCAGCATAACGCCGCGAGTCTGGAGAAGATGCTGCAGGAGCTGCATGACGCCATCAAAGTTGATCCATCGGTGCCGGTGCTAGCCCCGGAGCACGCAGACGCCGAGCGCCCTGGCTGCGCTGTCCTGGAGCGGCATGGTGGCAGAG AGAACAAATTGGTAAGCCAGCTCATGGACGATGAGATCGACACCCTGTTCGACCTGATGATCCCGACGCTCGTCGCACCGGAGACCGCACCGCCGGTCCCTGTACCCAATCACTCCGGCTCGACTTCGCAACACAGCAGCGATGACCAGGACCCGTCTTCCAAAGTCGACCTCGGCGTGGACCTgccgggcggcggtggcgccagCTCGTCGGACCAGGACTGGAGCCTCGACAGCGTCTGCCAGTGGAGCAACATGTCCAGGATCTGCTGA